In one window of Candidatus Scalindua sp. DNA:
- a CDS encoding 4a-hydroxytetrahydrobiopterin dehydratase — MRLTSEKGTAQMSQLASKQCIPCKGGVPPLKGESLKQLHEQVEGWDVIEEHHLLKTYKFPDFVKALDFVNKVGAVSEQEGHHPDIFFTWGKVRIEICTHKINGLTESDFILAAKIDSIPIP, encoded by the coding sequence ATGCGCTTAACCAGTGAGAAGGGAACAGCACAAATGTCTCAATTAGCCAGTAAACAATGTATACCCTGTAAGGGCGGAGTGCCCCCATTAAAAGGGGAGAGTCTCAAACAGCTTCATGAGCAGGTAGAGGGATGGGACGTTATCGAAGAACATCACCTTCTGAAGACATACAAATTTCCGGATTTTGTAAAAGCACTTGACTTTGTCAATAAGGTGGGGGCGGTATCGGAACAGGAAGGGCACCATCCAGATATTTTCTTTACCTGGGGAAAGGTGCGTATCGAGATCTGTACTCACAAGATCAATGGTCTCACAGAGAGTGACTTTATCCTTGCCGCCAAGATCGACTCAATTCCAATACCTTGA
- the rtcA gene encoding RNA 3'-terminal phosphate cyclase encodes MIIVDGSYGEGGGQILRTALALSLVTGKPFTIRNIRAGRNKPGLMRQHLAAVNASAEIGNARVSGNHIGSDSFTFEPETIKTGRYHFSVGTAGSCTLVFQTVLPALMVGDTPSEIILEGGTHNPFAPPFDFLDKAFLPLINRMGPTVSAVLERAGFYPAGGGRFKVSVTPSRRLDTINVVERGRIIKQRVRATVSNLPLTIAHRELKIFHRKLGWDKDCLQACEVRDSYGPGNIITAEIWSENVCEVFTGFGERGIRAETVAEKTVKSVKEYLSSGQPAGTHLADQLIVPMALAGRGKIRTYSPTRHTTTNISIIKKFLKIEITLNPESNSSCEIDIRS; translated from the coding sequence ATGATCATTGTTGATGGTTCCTATGGTGAAGGGGGAGGACAGATTCTCAGGACTGCTCTTGCTCTGTCGCTCGTTACCGGCAAGCCTTTTACTATCAGGAATATACGTGCCGGCCGCAACAAACCTGGACTTATGCGTCAACACCTGGCAGCTGTCAATGCCTCTGCTGAAATAGGTAATGCCCGGGTTAGCGGTAACCATATCGGTTCGGACTCTTTTACCTTTGAACCCGAAACGATAAAAACAGGCAGGTATCATTTTTCAGTAGGTACCGCAGGGAGTTGTACTCTTGTTTTTCAAACAGTACTCCCTGCCCTTATGGTTGGCGATACTCCTTCTGAAATTATTCTTGAGGGAGGTACTCATAATCCCTTTGCACCGCCATTTGATTTTCTTGATAAGGCGTTTCTCCCTCTCATTAATCGAATGGGTCCAACTGTTTCTGCCGTTCTGGAAAGAGCGGGATTTTATCCTGCCGGCGGCGGCAGATTCAAGGTCTCTGTCACCCCTTCCAGGAGGCTTGACACTATTAATGTAGTTGAGCGCGGCAGAATCATAAAGCAAAGGGTCCGTGCAACAGTCTCAAACCTCCCTTTAACCATAGCACACCGTGAGTTAAAAATTTTTCACCGTAAACTTGGATGGGATAAAGATTGCCTTCAGGCCTGTGAAGTAAGAGATTCTTACGGCCCCGGTAATATCATTACCGCTGAAATATGGAGTGAAAATGTATGCGAAGTATTCACGGGCTTTGGAGAGAGAGGCATCAGGGCAGAAACGGTTGCAGAAAAGACAGTAAAGAGTGTGAAAGAGTACTTATCATCCGGTCAACCGGCCGGGACCCACCTTGCGGATCAGCTTATTGTCCCGATGGCACTTGCCGGGAGAGGTAAAATCAGGACGTATTCACCAACCAGGCATACAACAACGAATATCAGCATAATAAAAAAATTTCTCAAAATTGAAATAACCCTCAACCCGGAAAGTAACAGCTCCTGTGAGATAGACATCAGGTCGTAA
- a CDS encoding MATE family efflux transporter yields MNRSLKKYVSGPGGILQLLAIAMPMVISQACETVMLFTDRLFLSQVSPTHMAASMSGGLTAFMFMTFFIGLTGYVTPLVAQYFGAGQEKNCAVVVFQAVIISVLAYPVMLACIPIGHGLFKIVGHSPVQQDLAQVYFDILMFGTFLGIVRNSLNGFFCGIGKTRIVMISSLITMSINVVVNYLLILGKGGFPAMGIRGAAIGTIIGSTCGLMVVIAGYIFYHKGHRNFEISKSFRFDWLIMKKLLRFGYPGGLEFFLNLMAFDLIVLLFHSYGLEVAASVTIAFNWDLVSYIPLIGVNIGVTSLVGRYMGAGLTDYAHRTTKSGLKMVSVYAVLMLGLFVLFPGHLVSIFLSDPESAENFSELAEYMVRMIAVYVIADGFALVYSGALRGSGDTFWAMIISVSFHWLLAAEAVVMIRVLHLSPEITWMGVVFTIPFIAATFYLRYRSGKWRQLKVVGT; encoded by the coding sequence ATGAATCGTTCTTTGAAGAAATATGTAAGCGGACCGGGTGGAATTTTGCAGCTTCTGGCCATCGCAATGCCCATGGTGATTTCTCAAGCGTGTGAAACCGTCATGCTGTTTACCGATCGACTTTTTCTTTCCCAGGTAAGCCCCACGCATATGGCAGCTTCGATGAGCGGCGGTTTGACTGCTTTCATGTTTATGACGTTTTTTATCGGGTTAACGGGATATGTGACCCCTTTGGTAGCCCAATATTTCGGTGCCGGCCAGGAGAAAAACTGTGCGGTTGTAGTATTCCAGGCGGTAATTATCTCAGTATTGGCTTATCCTGTCATGCTGGCCTGTATCCCCATCGGGCACGGGTTATTTAAAATTGTTGGTCATAGTCCGGTACAGCAGGATCTCGCTCAAGTCTATTTTGATATTCTAATGTTCGGTACTTTCCTGGGTATTGTAAGAAACAGCCTGAATGGATTTTTCTGTGGAATCGGAAAAACCCGAATCGTCATGATCTCTTCCCTCATTACCATGTCGATCAATGTCGTTGTCAATTACCTGTTAATTCTGGGTAAAGGTGGTTTCCCGGCTATGGGAATCAGGGGAGCAGCAATTGGAACCATTATTGGCAGTACATGCGGACTTATGGTTGTCATTGCAGGATATATATTTTATCACAAAGGCCACAGAAATTTTGAGATCTCAAAAAGCTTTCGTTTTGACTGGCTCATAATGAAAAAGCTGCTGCGCTTTGGTTACCCGGGTGGATTGGAGTTTTTTTTAAATTTGATGGCATTTGATCTGATTGTTCTGCTTTTCCATTCCTATGGTCTCGAAGTGGCAGCCTCTGTCACCATTGCCTTTAACTGGGATCTTGTGTCATATATTCCCTTGATTGGGGTGAATATCGGGGTGACCTCCCTGGTAGGTCGTTATATGGGAGCTGGCTTGACAGACTACGCACATCGAACGACAAAATCCGGTTTGAAAATGGTCAGTGTCTATGCCGTTTTAATGCTGGGGCTGTTCGTTCTTTTTCCAGGACATCTGGTGTCTATATTTCTCTCAGACCCTGAGTCGGCAGAAAACTTTTCTGAATTGGCTGAGTACATGGTCAGAATGATTGCTGTTTATGTGATTGCTGATGGATTTGCACTTGTTTACTCCGGAGCCCTTCGCGGGTCTGGTGATACATTCTGGGCCATGATCATATCAGTTTCCTTTCATTGGCTGCTTGCAGCGGAAGCTGTTGTGATGATTCGCGTTTTACATTTATCACCAGAAATTACCTGGATGGGAGTTGTTTTTACGATACCATTTATTGCAGCAACCTTTTACCTGAGATATCGAAGTGGAAAATGGAGGCAACTGAAAGTGGTTGGAACATGA
- a CDS encoding potassium channel protein → MPIILLGFVFVLGTSGYTIIEGWEIFDSLYMTIITLSTIGFQEVEPLSELGKVFTIVLILLGLGIVGYSVNNGVRAIFEGEIQEVFGRRRLKKTLESLKDHYIVCGYGRMGKVICSEFKAKKVSFVVVEKEFREEHDADDDTIIAYGDATKDELLKSVGIERAKGLISVLDSDAQNLYVVLSAKGLKEDLFVVARASEEGADYKLKRAGADKVVSPYHIGGLRIAHTVLKPTVVDFLELTAKTGSMEIQIEEVLVEEGSLLAGKTIKDADVRTKKGVIIIALKKREGKILFNPEADTVIEVGDKVAVIGEPEQFCLLEKLTRGKKGRRLTGVPAG, encoded by the coding sequence TTGCCCATAATCCTCCTTGGCTTTGTTTTCGTGTTGGGGACTTCAGGCTACACTATTATTGAGGGATGGGAGATCTTTGATTCTCTCTATATGACAATCATTACCCTTTCAACGATAGGTTTTCAGGAGGTAGAACCCCTTTCAGAACTGGGAAAGGTATTTACGATTGTCCTTATCCTTCTGGGCCTGGGTATCGTCGGATATTCGGTGAATAATGGTGTAAGGGCTATATTTGAAGGTGAGATACAGGAAGTTTTCGGGAGAAGAAGATTGAAAAAAACATTAGAGTCACTGAAGGATCATTACATTGTCTGCGGCTACGGTCGAATGGGGAAGGTGATTTGCAGCGAATTTAAGGCGAAGAAGGTTTCTTTTGTAGTTGTGGAAAAGGAGTTCAGGGAAGAGCATGATGCAGATGACGATACCATCATAGCTTACGGGGATGCGACAAAAGATGAACTTCTCAAGAGTGTGGGTATTGAGAGAGCGAAAGGCCTGATATCAGTCCTTGATTCAGATGCCCAGAATCTTTACGTTGTGCTCAGTGCAAAGGGATTAAAAGAGGATCTCTTTGTTGTTGCAAGGGCAAGTGAGGAGGGTGCAGATTACAAACTGAAACGGGCGGGTGCTGACAAGGTTGTTTCTCCATATCACATTGGAGGCCTCAGGATAGCCCATACTGTGCTTAAGCCCACGGTGGTTGATTTCCTTGAGTTGACGGCAAAAACGGGCAGCATGGAAATTCAGATAGAGGAAGTTCTTGTTGAAGAGGGCTCCTTACTGGCAGGAAAGACAATCAAAGATGCAGATGTTCGCACGAAAAAGGGAGTCATAATCATTGCCCTGAAAAAAAGAGAGGGAAAAATATTGTTCAACCCTGAAGCTGATACCGTTATAGAGGTGGGAGACAAGGTGGCCGTAATTGGAGAACCGGAACAGTTCTGCCTGCTGGAGAAACTGACCAGAGGAAAAAAAGGAAGAAGGTTGACAGGTGTACCTGCTGGTTGA
- a CDS encoding Mut7-C ubiquitin/RNAse domain-containing protein, whose amino-acid sequence MDKKRKKPFEYEARFRFYAELNDFLPHNKAKKIFYHNFNGSPSLKDPIEAIGVPHTEVDLLIVNGLSAGFDYRLQDGDFVSVYPVFKNIDISPIVKLRGKPLNRHAFILDVHLGRLAKMLRMIGFDTMYRNDYNDAHITQLSVREQRIILTRDRRLLHKREVTHGYCIRSTNPELQLHEVIRRFDLQTMRRPFYRCMICNGLIQKVDKDAIEDRLEPGTRLHYYEFHQCVDCDRIYWKGSHYQQLKARYERIRSECNE is encoded by the coding sequence ATGGATAAAAAAAGAAAAAAACCATTTGAATATGAGGCCCGATTCCGCTTTTATGCGGAATTGAATGATTTTCTTCCTCATAACAAGGCAAAAAAGATCTTTTATCACAATTTCAACGGAAGCCCTTCACTCAAAGATCCGATTGAGGCGATCGGAGTCCCTCACACAGAGGTTGACCTGCTCATTGTAAATGGCCTTTCAGCGGGATTTGATTACCGATTACAGGACGGAGATTTTGTTTCGGTATACCCCGTATTTAAGAACATTGACATCTCTCCTATCGTTAAATTGAGAGGCAAACCACTGAACAGACATGCATTTATCCTGGATGTTCATCTGGGAAGACTGGCAAAGATGCTTCGCATGATTGGCTTTGATACGATGTATCGGAATGATTATAATGACGCTCATATTACTCAATTGTCCGTAAGAGAACAGCGCATAATCTTAACGCGTGATCGCAGGCTCCTCCATAAAAGAGAAGTAACACACGGATATTGTATACGGTCAACCAATCCTGAGTTACAGCTCCATGAGGTTATCAGGCGGTTTGATCTTCAAACCATGAGAAGACCATTCTACCGATGCATGATCTGTAACGGATTGATTCAAAAAGTTGATAAGGATGCCATTGAAGACAGGCTGGAACCAGGAACCAGACTCCACTATTACGAGTTTCATCAATGTGTTGATTGTGACAGGATCTATTGGAAAGGTTCGCACTATCAACAATTAAAGGCACGGTATGAAAGGATTCGATCAGAATGTAATGAGTAG
- a CDS encoding MATE family efflux transporter encodes MNREILRLAIPNIISNLSVPLLSIVDVALMGHLDSAEYILTIGFGVMIFNFIYWSFGFLRMGTSGFTAQEYGKGNKSECLLILGRALLVALTGSIIIIALKAPLLKLSLFLIDTTPQVKSQVSDYFAIRILAAPATISLFAVTGWFFGMQNARYPMFLAITVNLLNTGFSVWFVNYMGMKSNGVALGTLLAQYCGLILAFSLIYKDYRYLLPFWNSSHLLDIDRMKKFLTVNSDIIIRTLCLMFAFSFFKVQSAREGVVTGSANIVLLELFMIIAFGIDGFANAAESIVGKYFGAGDKRNFQNAIKRSFQWAMGLSILFVLVFYLSGRELLQIITDNQEVINAALPFMGWIIISPVINTIPFIWDGIYIGITASKAMRNTMLVSTFLFFLPAYYLLHTMLGNHALWLALTLLMLARGVSQTMLAKQAVFNRLR; translated from the coding sequence ATGAACAGAGAAATTCTCAGGCTTGCAATCCCAAACATCATCAGCAACCTTTCTGTCCCTCTTCTAAGTATCGTTGACGTAGCCTTGATGGGACACCTTGATTCTGCGGAATATATACTCACGATTGGTTTTGGAGTAATGATCTTTAATTTCATCTATTGGAGCTTTGGATTCTTACGGATGGGTACCAGCGGTTTTACCGCGCAGGAATATGGTAAAGGCAACAAGAGCGAGTGTCTGTTAATACTCGGCAGAGCATTGCTGGTTGCTTTAACCGGTTCGATCATTATCATTGCGCTTAAAGCTCCTCTTTTGAAACTCAGTTTGTTTCTTATCGATACAACCCCTCAGGTAAAATCACAGGTATCAGATTATTTTGCGATCAGGATCCTGGCTGCACCTGCAACAATATCCCTGTTTGCCGTTACCGGCTGGTTTTTCGGCATGCAGAATGCACGATACCCGATGTTTCTTGCTATCACCGTAAACCTGCTCAACACAGGTTTTAGTGTCTGGTTTGTAAACTATATGGGAATGAAATCAAATGGCGTGGCACTGGGAACGTTGCTTGCGCAGTACTGCGGCCTGATCCTGGCTTTTTCCCTTATTTACAAGGATTACCGGTATTTACTCCCCTTCTGGAACAGTTCTCATCTTCTCGATATTGACAGGATGAAAAAATTTCTCACGGTAAATTCTGACATCATTATACGAACCCTTTGTCTCATGTTTGCTTTCTCATTCTTTAAGGTACAGTCTGCCAGAGAAGGTGTGGTAACAGGTTCTGCAAATATTGTTTTACTCGAACTTTTCATGATCATCGCTTTTGGGATTGATGGTTTTGCGAATGCTGCCGAATCAATTGTGGGTAAATATTTTGGGGCCGGAGACAAAAGGAATTTTCAAAATGCCATAAAAAGATCCTTCCAATGGGCAATGGGCCTGAGCATTCTGTTCGTACTGGTTTTTTATCTCTCTGGCAGAGAGCTCCTTCAGATAATAACCGATAATCAAGAGGTAATTAATGCGGCACTCCCATTTATGGGATGGATCATCATATCTCCTGTTATTAACACCATACCTTTTATCTGGGATGGAATATATATAGGAATTACCGCTTCAAAGGCGATGAGAAATACAATGCTTGTTTCCACATTTCTCTTTTTTCTCCCAGCATACTATCTTTTGCATACAATGCTGGGAAACCATGCCTTATGGCTGGCCTTGACACTTCTCATGCTCGCCAGGGGTGTATCGCAGACCATGCTGGCAAAACAGGCTGTCTTTAACAGGCTCAGATAA
- the mutS gene encoding DNA mismatch repair protein MutS, whose product MVNSTPMMKQYLSIKKKHEDALLFFRMGDFYEMFFDDARIASKILGITLTSRSKGEKAIPMAGIPHHAADSYIQKLIQTGYKVAVCEQLQENGRKSPSTGGGEKGIVERDVVRVITPGTLTEDAMLNDTDNNYLLSIFLHDDIVGLSWVDISTGKFMVQDIQRDRLMDELTRIGPSECILPENITFKEYDISKRLTGDFNTMVTYRADWEFSRDSAYTKLLNHFSTTSLEGFGCEENGPSISAAGALIHYLNETQKTSLKHINRLEKFSSNNNLILDYSTQHSLELVKTSRTRQKEGSLLSVMDKTKTPMGGRLIKSWLVSPLSISQDIKSRQDGVAELYENSNLCRDVRDILKDIYDLERITSKISFGRANARDLISLLLSLSLLPEIKKIISACNSPVLKSLYETLDVLEEVRSLISNTINPEPPFSIREGGMIQDGYNHDLDELRNISRNGKGWIANFQAEEIERTGINSLKIGYNRVFGYYLEITNAHRCNIPETYIRKQTLKNAERYITPELKEYETKVLTADERAKDLEYRIFQDTRERINTFTERIQKMADVIAHLDCIFTLANIAVENGYSRPVITDECKLTIIEGRHPVLEKTLINEKFIPNDIDIDGEENQIMVITGPNMAGKSTYIRQVALLVLMTQMGSFIPAKEATIGTVDRIFTRIGAMDELAKGQSTFMVEMNEAANILNNATRRSLIILDEVGRGTSTFDGVSIAWALTEYIYEHLKSRTLFATHYHELTELALLFPGIKNYNIAVREWEEEIIFLRKIIEGGADKSYGIHVARLAGMPKEVIQRAKVILGNLEAETLDINGKPKFATLDRSKKKSKMQPIQLPLFNPSENQIIEELKSLDISKTTPLDALNTLHKLKERLENDAGY is encoded by the coding sequence ATGGTTAATTCAACGCCCATGATGAAACAGTATCTGAGTATTAAAAAAAAACACGAAGACGCATTGCTGTTTTTCCGCATGGGAGATTTCTATGAAATGTTCTTCGATGATGCCAGGATTGCGTCGAAGATTCTCGGGATCACGCTGACCTCGCGATCTAAGGGGGAAAAGGCTATCCCGATGGCCGGAATTCCTCACCACGCTGCTGATTCTTATATCCAGAAGTTGATTCAAACCGGCTACAAGGTTGCCGTATGCGAACAGCTGCAGGAAAATGGAAGAAAATCTCCTTCAACGGGAGGGGGAGAAAAGGGCATAGTAGAGCGTGATGTTGTAAGGGTAATTACACCCGGAACCCTTACGGAAGATGCAATGCTCAATGACACCGATAACAACTATCTTTTATCGATTTTTCTTCATGATGATATTGTTGGCTTGTCATGGGTTGATATCTCTACCGGGAAATTCATGGTACAGGACATTCAGAGGGACCGCTTGATGGATGAGTTGACGAGGATAGGTCCGTCTGAGTGTATACTGCCAGAAAATATTACCTTTAAAGAGTATGACATCTCAAAGAGGTTAACAGGAGACTTTAATACTATGGTGACCTATCGGGCGGATTGGGAATTTTCAAGAGATTCCGCCTATACGAAACTTCTCAATCATTTTTCCACTACATCACTCGAAGGGTTTGGATGTGAAGAGAACGGTCCTTCCATAAGTGCAGCAGGAGCCTTGATACACTATCTGAACGAAACACAGAAGACATCTCTCAAACACATCAACAGGCTTGAAAAATTTTCCAGTAATAACAACTTGATCTTAGACTATTCAACACAACACAGCCTCGAGCTGGTTAAGACCTCAAGAACCCGGCAGAAAGAGGGTTCTTTATTAAGCGTTATGGATAAAACGAAGACTCCCATGGGAGGGAGATTGATCAAAAGCTGGCTGGTAAGTCCGTTGAGTATATCACAGGACATTAAATCGAGGCAGGATGGGGTAGCAGAGCTCTATGAAAACAGTAATCTCTGCAGGGATGTAAGAGATATATTAAAGGATATTTATGACCTGGAAAGAATTACCTCAAAGATCAGCTTTGGGAGAGCAAATGCGAGGGATCTTATCTCTCTCTTACTATCACTCTCTCTCTTACCAGAAATAAAGAAAATAATTTCTGCCTGCAATTCCCCTGTCCTCAAGTCACTTTACGAGACACTGGATGTATTAGAGGAGGTCAGGTCGCTTATCAGTAACACGATAAATCCGGAACCTCCCTTCTCTATTCGTGAAGGTGGAATGATACAGGATGGCTACAACCATGATCTGGATGAGTTACGTAATATCAGCAGAAATGGAAAAGGCTGGATAGCAAACTTTCAGGCTGAGGAGATAGAGAGAACAGGCATAAACTCATTAAAGATTGGTTATAATCGGGTCTTTGGATATTACCTTGAAATAACAAATGCCCACAGATGTAATATCCCCGAGACATATATACGGAAACAGACGCTCAAGAATGCGGAGAGATATATAACCCCGGAACTCAAGGAATACGAAACGAAGGTGCTTACGGCTGATGAACGGGCAAAGGATCTTGAATATCGCATCTTCCAGGACACACGGGAGAGAATAAATACTTTTACGGAGCGTATCCAGAAAATGGCCGATGTAATCGCCCACTTAGACTGCATTTTTACTTTAGCAAATATCGCTGTCGAAAATGGATATTCGCGACCCGTTATTACGGATGAGTGCAAACTCACAATTATTGAAGGCAGACATCCAGTCCTTGAAAAGACATTAATTAACGAGAAGTTTATCCCGAATGACATTGATATTGATGGAGAAGAGAATCAAATCATGGTCATTACGGGGCCGAACATGGCGGGAAAAAGTACCTATATTCGACAAGTAGCCCTGCTTGTCTTAATGACACAGATGGGGAGTTTCATTCCAGCGAAAGAAGCTACCATAGGGACTGTTGACAGAATTTTTACGCGAATTGGAGCAATGGATGAATTAGCAAAAGGTCAGAGTACCTTTATGGTTGAAATGAATGAGGCTGCCAACATCCTTAATAATGCAACAAGGCGGAGTTTGATAATACTGGATGAGGTTGGTCGGGGTACCAGCACATTTGATGGAGTAAGTATCGCGTGGGCTTTAACCGAATATATTTATGAACATCTCAAATCAAGGACGCTCTTTGCCACACACTACCACGAACTTACAGAATTAGCCCTGCTTTTCCCCGGCATAAAAAACTATAACATTGCCGTGCGGGAATGGGAGGAAGAGATAATCTTTTTACGAAAGATAATTGAAGGCGGTGCAGATAAAAGCTACGGTATTCATGTCGCGAGATTGGCAGGAATGCCGAAAGAGGTAATTCAGAGAGCAAAGGTGATACTTGGCAATCTTGAGGCTGAAACACTTGACATAAACGGCAAACCAAAATTTGCAACCCTTGACAGGAGTAAAAAGAAAAGTAAGATGCAACCAATACAACTTCCGCTCTTTAATCCGTCTGAAAACCAGATAATTGAAGAGTTAAAGAGCCTTGACATTTCAAAAACCACTCCTCTTGACGCTCTCAACACGCTTCACAAGTTAAAGGAAAGGTTAGAAAATGATGCCGGATATTAG
- the pepF gene encoding oligoendopeptidase F, with protein sequence MSETKTRDEIDNRYKWDLSVLYASDSDWETDFRKAEKEYSQLLSYKGSLDDPRKLEEFMPLYSDLSSIEENLCVYAIARFFEDTSNTTYEEMKGRIELLISKITAETVFIKKELSSLTNETISAILSNNPQLEKYRFFLESYSRYHLHILSEETETVLAELSIVIGKLNDIFSAFNDNNIQFEDFEHNGEKIHLSHARYSQILESPDRELRKKTFDFYYRPYQQNIDVLANTYAAHVLAEIKLMKVRNYPSMIEKALFPDYLPSVVFHNLIDVAKENIGVISEFNTLKQKELGISELHFYDNYVPLVKNFDREFSYQETIELVRSALKPLGPEYRAQYDDTIKARVIDVFESRNKRSGAFSWGSYASRGLVFLNYTGKFSDVSTFAHELGHCLHRDYSIKNQPFIYYQNPIFLAEVASTVNETLLFDHMSKIAESKEEKKFFLYHNMKRIEATFYRQTMFANFEKDIHEMAEGGGVLMSKSITDVYRKNLAAYVGEGMVIDEQLSCEWARIPHFYNAFYVYKYATSLSAAIALSVRITAGKNGAVEDYLTFLGAGSHKTPLEILNDAGVDLTKKDAYEVTVRKFKTLLDEYKSL encoded by the coding sequence ATGAGTGAGACAAAAACGCGAGACGAGATTGATAACAGATACAAATGGGATCTGTCAGTATTATATGCATCGGACAGTGATTGGGAAACAGACTTTCGTAAGGCGGAAAAAGAATACTCACAACTTTTGTCATACAAAGGGTCTCTCGATGATCCCCGTAAGCTTGAAGAATTCATGCCTCTGTACAGTGACCTTTCCAGTATTGAAGAAAATTTGTGTGTCTACGCAATAGCACGCTTTTTTGAAGATACCAGTAACACTACCTATGAAGAGATGAAGGGACGGATAGAGCTGCTTATCTCAAAGATTACGGCAGAAACTGTTTTTATAAAAAAAGAGCTCTCGTCATTGACAAACGAAACTATTAGTGCAATTCTGAGTAATAATCCACAACTGGAGAAGTATCGCTTCTTTTTAGAAAGTTATTCCCGTTACCATCTCCATATCCTGTCCGAAGAGACAGAAACTGTTTTGGCAGAGCTCAGCATAGTGATTGGAAAACTTAACGATATCTTCTCGGCCTTCAATGATAACAATATACAGTTTGAAGACTTTGAACACAATGGAGAAAAAATACATCTTTCACATGCCCGGTATTCCCAGATTTTAGAGTCTCCTGATCGAGAACTGCGCAAAAAAACATTCGATTTCTATTATCGCCCCTACCAGCAGAATATTGACGTTCTGGCAAATACCTATGCCGCTCATGTACTGGCAGAGATTAAACTTATGAAGGTCCGCAACTATCCGTCCATGATAGAAAAGGCCCTGTTTCCGGACTACTTACCATCCGTGGTATTTCATAATCTCATTGATGTAGCAAAAGAGAATATCGGTGTAATCAGCGAGTTTAATACCCTCAAGCAAAAAGAGCTGGGGATTTCTGAACTGCACTTTTATGATAATTATGTTCCACTGGTTAAAAACTTTGACCGGGAATTTTCATACCAGGAGACGATTGAGCTGGTCAGATCAGCCCTTAAGCCGCTTGGCCCAGAATACAGAGCACAGTATGATGATACCATCAAGGCGCGTGTGATCGATGTCTTTGAATCTCGCAACAAACGTTCAGGCGCCTTCTCCTGGGGGAGTTATGCGAGCCGCGGTCTCGTGTTTTTAAATTACACAGGAAAGTTTTCTGATGTCTCTACATTTGCGCACGAACTGGGGCATTGCCTGCACCGCGATTACTCTATCAAGAATCAGCCCTTTATCTATTATCAAAATCCAATATTCCTGGCTGAAGTGGCTTCGACAGTAAATGAAACGCTCCTTTTTGACCACATGTCAAAGATTGCAGAATCAAAAGAAGAAAAAAAATTCTTCCTCTATCATAACATGAAGCGGATAGAGGCCACCTTCTACAGGCAGACCATGTTCGCTAATTTTGAAAAAGATATTCACGAGATGGCTGAAGGCGGCGGCGTACTAATGTCGAAAAGTATAACGGACGTTTACAGGAAAAATCTTGCAGCCTATGTAGGAGAAGGGATGGTTATTGATGAACAGTTATCCTGCGAATGGGCACGCATACCACATTTTTATAATGCCTTTTACGTCTATAAATACGCGACCAGTTTGTCTGCTGCAATAGCGTTGTCCGTTCGTATAACTGCTGGTAAAAACGGTGCGGTAGAAGATTACCTGACATTTCTCGGCGCAGGATCACACAAAACACCACTCGAAATTCTCAACGACGCCGGTGTCGACCTTACGAAGAAGGATGCGTATGAAGTAACAGTGAGAAAATTTAAAACATTATTAGATGAGTATAAGTCCTTGTAG